The genome window TTATATTGAAAGTTCGAATGTATTATTATTTATTAATTATTGCTACACTTGCCAGTAAATGTTAACAACGCTGAGTTTTAATCGTGTAAAATTTGGGGAATCCAATAATTAAAAAATCAGTACTATTGAAAAAATTATGATAGTAGGAATTATACCAGCCCGTTATGCCAGTACGCGTTTTCCTGGCAAGCCATTGATAGATATTGATGGTAAAACCATGATACAACGTGTATATGAACAAGCCAGTTCAGCAAAATCATTAGCACACGTAATAGTAGCCACCGATGATGAACGTATATACAAACATGTAGAAAGTTTTGGTGGCAAGGCAGTATATACCAATGAGAACCACCCAAGCGGTACAGACAGATGCATGGAAGCGTTGGTGAATGCAGGTTTACAAGCCGATTATATTATCAATATACAAGGTGACGAACCTTTTATTGACCCAAGCCAAATAGAGTTGTTAGCTGCTTTATGCAATGGACAAACGGAGTTAGCTACTTTAATGATAAAAGTAGATGGACACGAGGTATTGTTTGACAAAGGCGAAGTGAAAATAACGCTGAATACAGACATGGAAGCACTTTATTTTAGCAGAATGGTTATTCCGTATATAAAAGGAGTAGCAGAAACAGAGTGGCATTTACACCACAATTATTACCGCCACGTAGGCATGTATGCTTATAGAAAAGATATTTTAGAGGCAGTATGTAAGTTATCACCTTCCTCGTTAGAGAAAGCAGAATCGTTAGAGCAATTGAGGTGGTTAGAGAATGGTTATAAAATTAAATGCGCCATTACCGAGCATGATAGCCATTGTATAGATACGCCCGAAGATGTAGAAAAAGTTTTAAAGCTATTGAAGCATAAATAATACTTCATCGTATAGCAACAAAAAAGACCTTGAGATTCTCAAGGTCTTTTTTGTTATTGGAAAGGGATTAAATTATCCTTCTAAATCTTGTATATCTAACATACCAATTGGTTTACCATTATCAGTAACCAATATAGTATCTACTTTAGTTGATTTAAATAAACCGGCAGCTTCGTTTAATAAAGCACCACCTTCAATAGAGATAGGTTGGTTGTAAGTAAAATCACCAATTGATTTACCCAATACATCTCTTCCGTCAGTAGTTAGTTTTCTACGTAAATCGCCATCAGTAAATACACCTTTTAAGCTACCATCAGCATTTACAACTGTAATGGCACCAAAGCCATACTCAGTCATTTTTACAATGGCTTCCGCTAAATTGGTATTTGCATCAACTATTGGGTTTACACTATTCAAAGCTTCTTTTACTCTTACCGTCATTAAACGGGTATCTTGAATAAACTGATCAGTTCCAACAGTAGTAAAATGATTTTCTGTTAACTGTTTCATTATTTTTAACGGAACAGTAATGGTATGAACGCCTAAGTTTAAAGCATTACGAATGTGCTCCATAGTACGAACTGATGAGAACATTACTTTAGTATCGTAACCATAGTGGTCAACAGCATCAACAATTTGAGCTACTAAATCCAATGCGTCATGTCCTTGGTCTTGTAAACGACCAACCAACGGGCAAACGTAAGTAGCACCTGCTTGCATAGCCATATAAGCTTGTTGCAAAGTGTAAACCAAATGTACGTTAACCATCATTCCATGGTTGCGTAATAATTTACAAGCACGTACACCTTCTAAAGAAACAGGTATTTTAAATACCGTTTTTTTAATATCTAATCCTAAGTCTAATTGACGTTGAGCTTCTTTTAAAATATCTTCGGCAGTATCGCCAAGAGCTTCAATTTGTAAGATAGGCACTATTTTCGATAGCTTTACAATCATACCGTCAATATCAGTTATGCCTTCTCTTTGCATAAAAGTAGGGGTAGTTGTTAAACCATTTAAAAAGCCTAATTTAAAGCCTTCTTCAATCTCTTTTAGATTGGCTGAGTCTAAATATAATTCCATTAAATAAGTATTTTTTTGTTTAAAATTTACTAGTCGGCAATATTAAAAATTAATTCAGATAAATGAATTTTTTATTTTACCCAATTTATGAATAACAAGCGCCTTGTTAAAACATGATGTCGAA of Bacteroidota bacterium contains these proteins:
- the kdsB gene encoding 3-deoxy-manno-octulosonate cytidylyltransferase, encoding MIVGIIPARYASTRFPGKPLIDIDGKTMIQRVYEQASSAKSLAHVIVATDDERIYKHVESFGGKAVYTNENHPSGTDRCMEALVNAGLQADYIINIQGDEPFIDPSQIELLAALCNGQTELATLMIKVDGHEVLFDKGEVKITLNTDMEALYFSRMVIPYIKGVAETEWHLHHNYYRHVGMYAYRKDILEAVCKLSPSSLEKAESLEQLRWLENGYKIKCAITEHDSHCIDTPEDVEKVLKLLKHK
- a CDS encoding transaldolase family protein; this translates as MELYLDSANLKEIEEGFKLGFLNGLTTTPTFMQREGITDIDGMIVKLSKIVPILQIEALGDTAEDILKEAQRQLDLGLDIKKTVFKIPVSLEGVRACKLLRNHGMMVNVHLVYTLQQAYMAMQAGATYVCPLVGRLQDQGHDALDLVAQIVDAVDHYGYDTKVMFSSVRTMEHIRNALNLGVHTITVPLKIMKQLTENHFTTVGTDQFIQDTRLMTVRVKEALNSVNPIVDANTNLAEAIVKMTEYGFGAITVVNADGSLKGVFTDGDLRRKLTTDGRDVLGKSIGDFTYNQPISIEGGALLNEAAGLFKSTKVDTILVTDNGKPIGMLDIQDLEG